From the Methylomonas sp. MK1 genome, one window contains:
- a CDS encoding sulfotransferase family protein codes for MAITLKQRPLFIIGSERSGTTLLMAMLSNHPCIAVPEVAWYYPRFRPYLFSYGDLSQTQNLRTLADEMVFGLKTPFWDMPVNPANIVDEILASAPEPSFAGIYTAMFERYARLQNKPRWGEKTPHNLFYVGQILEDFPNAQFVFLTRDGRDASAEYLRSAFGPTNIYAAARIWKLCQNAVKPWREKLDAGQWLDVSYEQLARDPQTVLRAVCEFLREEFSPALLDFHHGTIAQRRGQTRDHAPLGQPVSTQWINRYRRELSLEEQAIFAAIAGQELTEAGYALDVEPVTIDEKELNLYLERDQRTRAALLGAPDGHLVHESYNDWLIDQRLERKRRGLWSDRDVPAEFPHGHPQEEEIAGYRAQRRWKEHFGVKRVYTGSEVVL; via the coding sequence ATGGCAATTACATTGAAGCAACGACCACTATTCATCATCGGCTCGGAGCGTTCCGGTACTACGTTGTTAATGGCTATGCTGAGCAATCACCCCTGTATCGCCGTGCCGGAGGTGGCCTGGTATTACCCGCGTTTTCGGCCGTATCTGTTCAGCTACGGCGATTTATCGCAAACCCAGAATTTACGCACTCTGGCCGATGAAATGGTGTTCGGGCTGAAGACGCCGTTCTGGGATATGCCGGTAAATCCGGCGAATATCGTCGACGAGATTTTGGCTAGCGCGCCGGAACCAAGTTTCGCCGGGATTTATACCGCGATGTTCGAACGCTATGCACGCCTGCAAAACAAGCCGCGCTGGGGTGAAAAAACTCCGCACAACCTGTTTTATGTCGGGCAGATTCTGGAAGACTTTCCTAATGCGCAGTTTGTATTTCTTACCCGCGACGGTCGCGACGCCAGCGCAGAATATCTGCGTTCCGCATTCGGCCCCACCAATATTTACGCGGCGGCACGTATCTGGAAACTATGCCAGAACGCGGTAAAACCCTGGCGGGAAAAGCTCGACGCCGGGCAATGGCTGGACGTCAGCTACGAACAACTGGCCCGCGACCCGCAGACGGTATTGCGGGCCGTATGCGAGTTTCTCCGCGAAGAATTTTCCCCGGCCTTGCTGGACTTTCATCACGGCACCATCGCCCAACGCCGCGGCCAAACCCGCGATCACGCCCCGCTGGGTCAACCGGTCAGCACCCAATGGATAAACCGTTATCGTCGCGAATTGAGTCTGGAAGAACAAGCCATCTTCGCCGCCATCGCCGGCCAGGAGTTAACTGAAGCCGGCTACGCGCTGGACGTCGAGCCGGTTACGATCGACGAAAAGGAATTAAACCTGTACCTGGAGCGCGACCAACGCACCCGCGCGGCGCTGCTCGGCGCGCCGGACGGCCATCTGGTGCACGAAAGCTACAACGACTGGCTGATCGACCAGCGCCTGGAACGCAAGCGGCGCGGACTGTGGTCGGACCGCGACGTGCCCGCCGAATTTCCGCATGGCCACCCACAGGAAGAGGAAATCGCCGGCTACCGGGCCCAACGACGGTGGAAAGAGCATTTCGGCGTGAAGCGCGTCTATACCGGCAGCGAAGTCGTACTGTAA
- a CDS encoding 4Fe-4S dicluster domain-containing protein, which translates to MSKSSFPTAIQRSNVPVTIDENKCIADKGCTVCVEACPLDVLAINPLTGKAQMTFDECWYCLPCEKDCPTGAVSVEIPYLLR; encoded by the coding sequence ATGAGCAAATCCTCATTCCCCACCGCGATTCAGCGTAGCAATGTGCCGGTCACTATCGACGAGAACAAATGCATCGCCGACAAGGGCTGCACGGTCTGCGTGGAAGCCTGCCCGCTCGACGTGTTGGCGATCAATCCGCTCACCGGCAAGGCCCAGATGACCTTTGACGAATGCTGGTACTGCCTGCCGTGCGAGAAGGATTGTCCAACCGGAGCTGTGAGCGTGGAGATTCCCTATTTGCTCCGTTAG
- a CDS encoding fumarate reductase/succinate dehydrogenase flavoprotein subunit, translated as MNTIEHSVDVLVIGGGTAGPMAAVKAKQANPNLKVLLLEKANVKRSGAISMGMDGLNNAVVPGHATPEQYVREITVANDGIVNQKTVLAYAQNSFAMIEELDRWGVKFEKDETGDYAVKKVHHMGTYVLPMPEGHDIKKILYRQLKRNRVEITNRLVATRLIVGQDGRIAGAFAFDCRTADFHVIKAKSVVLATGAAGRLGLPASGYLFGTYENPTNAGDGYSMAYHAGAELSGIECFQINPLIKDYNGPACAYVTGPFGGYTANSKGQRFIECDYWSGQMMQEFYNELQSGNGPVFLKLDHLAEETIGTIETILHGNERPSRGRFHAGRGTNYRERMVEMHISEIGLCSGHSASGVWVDEHAATTVPGLYAAGDLACVPHNYMLGAFVYGGFAGESAARHANDHSQAEVDAAQLDAERQRVWAPLQRESGLPPAQVEYKLRRMVNDYLQPPKVTRKMEIGLERFNSIRDDLAVLHANNPHELMRAMEVHAIRDCAEMAARASLYRTESRWGLYHARVDYPERNDADWLVHVQLHKNAGGEMACFKRSLEPYVIPVDDQEKTAYQRLRINPTNAPEAVAS; from the coding sequence ATGAATACGATAGAACACTCAGTGGATGTACTAGTCATCGGAGGCGGCACGGCCGGGCCGATGGCGGCCGTCAAAGCCAAGCAGGCCAATCCGAATCTGAAGGTGCTGCTCCTGGAAAAAGCCAACGTCAAACGTAGCGGCGCCATCTCCATGGGCATGGACGGCCTGAACAATGCCGTGGTGCCCGGTCATGCCACGCCGGAACAATACGTGCGGGAAATCACCGTCGCCAACGACGGCATCGTCAATCAGAAAACCGTGCTGGCTTACGCGCAAAACAGTTTTGCGATGATCGAGGAGCTGGACCGCTGGGGCGTGAAGTTCGAAAAGGACGAAACCGGCGATTACGCAGTGAAAAAGGTGCACCACATGGGTACTTACGTGCTGCCGATGCCGGAAGGCCATGACATTAAAAAGATTTTGTACCGGCAATTGAAGCGCAACCGCGTCGAGATCACCAATCGCCTGGTCGCCACCCGCTTGATCGTCGGTCAGGACGGTCGCATTGCCGGCGCGTTTGCGTTCGATTGCCGCACCGCAGATTTTCATGTGATCAAGGCCAAGTCCGTGGTATTGGCTACGGGCGCCGCCGGTCGTTTGGGCCTGCCGGCATCGGGTTACCTGTTCGGCACCTACGAAAACCCGACCAACGCCGGCGACGGTTACAGCATGGCCTATCACGCCGGCGCGGAACTGTCTGGCATCGAATGCTTCCAGATCAATCCGCTGATCAAGGACTACAACGGCCCGGCCTGTGCCTATGTTACCGGCCCGTTCGGCGGCTATACCGCCAACAGCAAGGGCCAGCGCTTTATCGAGTGCGATTACTGGTCCGGGCAGATGATGCAGGAGTTTTACAACGAATTGCAAAGCGGCAACGGCCCGGTGTTCCTGAAATTGGATCATCTGGCCGAGGAAACCATAGGCACCATCGAAACCATCTTGCACGGCAACGAGCGTCCCAGTCGCGGCCGTTTTCATGCCGGGCGCGGCACCAATTACCGGGAACGCATGGTGGAAATGCACATTTCCGAGATAGGCCTATGCAGCGGCCATTCGGCGTCCGGGGTCTGGGTAGACGAACACGCGGCCACCACCGTGCCGGGACTGTATGCGGCCGGCGATCTGGCCTGCGTGCCGCACAACTACATGCTCGGCGCTTTTGTTTATGGCGGCTTTGCCGGCGAATCGGCGGCGCGCCATGCCAACGATCATAGCCAGGCTGAGGTCGATGCCGCGCAACTGGACGCCGAACGGCAACGGGTGTGGGCACCCCTGCAGCGCGAATCAGGACTGCCGCCGGCCCAAGTCGAATACAAACTGCGGCGCATGGTCAATGATTATCTGCAGCCGCCGAAAGTCACCCGCAAGATGGAAATCGGTCTGGAACGCTTCAATAGCATCCGCGATGACCTGGCCGTATTGCACGCCAACAATCCCCACGAACTGATGCGAGCGATGGAAGTACACGCAATCCGCGATTGCGCGGAAATGGCAGCGCGCGCCTCGCTGTACCGCACCGAAAGCCGCTGGGGGCTTTACCACGCGCGGGTGGATTACCCGGAGCGCAACGACGCCGACTGGCTGGTGCATGTGCAATTGCACAAAAATGCCGGCGGCGAAATGGCCTGCTTCAAACGATCATTGGAACCCTATGTCATCCCGGTCGACGACCAGGAAAAAACCGCCTACCAACGTTTACGCATCAATCCCACCAACGCACCGGAGGCCGTTGCATCATGA
- a CDS encoding GntR family transcriptional regulator: MSVAKTHITPPGSLYARIRDELRTRIVAGAYKPHERLPSESDLMSSYGVSRITVRQALGELEKEGMLFKVAGKGMFVSLPKPFQSLARLQGFAEALSEQGHEIYNLLVSIKDLPAGPDVAQRLGLAEGAPITELRRVRHLNRQPVSLDVTYVAAHLGKRLAQENLATRDIFQILENDYAIPLGYADLTIDAVLADAELAELLRILDGAPVLRIERLTHTKDGAPLDFEYLYCRADNFQLRARIER, from the coding sequence ATGTCTGTTGCTAAAACCCACATCACGCCGCCCGGCTCCTTATACGCCCGCATACGCGATGAATTGAGGACGCGCATCGTTGCTGGCGCCTATAAACCGCATGAGCGCCTGCCTTCGGAAAGCGACCTGATGAGCAGCTATGGCGTCAGCCGCATCACCGTGCGCCAGGCCTTGGGCGAGCTGGAAAAAGAGGGGATGTTGTTCAAGGTGGCTGGCAAAGGCATGTTTGTTTCCCTGCCTAAACCTTTTCAATCGCTGGCCCGCCTCCAGGGTTTTGCCGAGGCACTTTCGGAACAAGGACATGAAATCTACAACCTATTGGTCAGTATCAAAGATCTGCCAGCGGGCCCCGATGTTGCACAACGACTGGGTCTGGCGGAAGGCGCGCCGATTACTGAACTAAGGCGGGTACGCCATCTAAACCGCCAGCCGGTATCGTTGGATGTGACTTATGTGGCCGCACATCTCGGTAAGCGGCTAGCCCAGGAAAATCTCGCCACTCGCGACATCTTTCAGATTTTGGAAAACGACTATGCCATTCCCTTGGGGTATGCCGATCTCACCATCGATGCCGTGTTGGCCGATGCCGAATTGGCGGAATTGCTTCGGATACTCGACGGCGCTCCAGTGTTACGTATCGAACGTCTGACGCACACCAAGGACGGGGCGCCGCTGGATTTCGAATATCTGTATTGCCGAGCGGATAACTTTCAACTACGCGCACGAATCGAGCGATAA